Proteins from one bacterium genomic window:
- a CDS encoding DUF494 domain-containing protein, which produces MNDKTLEVIIMLLGHLRENDLDAESLKDFSESLVLHGFNEHDVAEALSWLFEKLNFVTVKSTEIAEQGDKSFRILHDYERMKIPPDVYGYLLRLKHLTLISASEMEKVIDYLVLAGDTVTGSDIDEIVANILFKKYE; this is translated from the coding sequence ATGAACGATAAAACATTAGAAGTCATTATAATGCTTCTTGGCCATCTCAGAGAGAATGATCTCGATGCGGAGAGTCTAAAAGATTTTTCGGAGTCTCTGGTTCTCCATGGTTTCAATGAGCATGATGTCGCCGAAGCTCTGAGCTGGCTTTTTGAAAAACTCAACTTTGTTACGGTTAAATCCACGGAGATAGCCGAACAGGGTGATAAATCTTTCCGTATCCTGCATGATTATGAGCGTATGAAGATTCCTCCCGATGTTTACGGCTATCTTTTAAGGCTCAAGCATCTCACACTCATCAGTGCTTCCGAAATGGAGAAAGTCATCGATTATCTCGTGCTTGCGGGGGATACGGTGACAGGAAGCGATATAGATGAAATTGTGGCGAATATTCTTTTTAAAAAATATGAATGA